GTGAATTTCAACCCGTAGGGCGTTGGACTGCCGGTCGCGGGGCTGGTCATCCATTGTGGGATGTAGTTGGGAAAGACGTGCTCGACAGTAACGCCAGCCGCTATCGCACGGCCGACGCTAAAGGAGATACCGCGGTACTCGACGCTGACAAGTATCGTGACCTTCGGTGTCGTCCGGCGTCAGCAGGACTTCCGGCTCCGGATGGATATAGGGTTCGATCCAGTATTCGGCAGCGTCGCCTTCAGCCGTCCAACCGACGGTATCGTTGACGTTGGGATAGCCGACGTACCACCACAGGTAGCCGTCCGCGCAGACGGGCGCATCCAGGATTTCAAAGACGGCATATGGGGGAAGCTCACCGATCTTTTCGGCGTTGACGCCGGGGGCTGCACGCAAATTATTGGCGCTGCCGGGGAGCACCTGCCCATAGACAGCGGAGTAAAAGCGGCTGGGAAGCGTGCCGGAGCACTCCGGGGGCGCATCCTGAGCGATACCGATGGTGAAAGTGGTCAGGATAAAACAGCAGATGAGCAAAACAGCGCGGACTCTGAACATGTAGGGGAACTCCTCAAGCGATGAGCATACTCTATCATGGCTGGGGAGGTATAGCGCGGAGGGGTGGGCAAAAAAGGGCGCGAGGAGCTAAGGCGTGGGGTCGCCTGAACGCAGCGCGC
This DNA window, taken from Candidatus Flexicrinis proximus, encodes the following:
- a CDS encoding SH3 domain-containing protein, translating into MFRVRAVLLICCFILTTFTIGIAQDAPPECSGTLPSRFYSAVYGQVLPGSANNLRAAPGVNAEKIGELPPYAVFEILDAPVCADGYLWWYVGYPNVNDTVGWTAEGDAAEYWIEPYIHPEPEVLLTPDDTEGHDTCQRRVPRYLL